The Streptomyces sp. NBC_00344 genome includes a window with the following:
- a CDS encoding FMN-dependent NADH-azoreductase → MATLLHIDSAVFPQGSASREVTAAFVSAWREQHPDGKVIYRDLAASPLPHLDAATAASGIESPLRAELAAELADADAVLIGAPMYNFSIPSTLKAWLDHVIIVGHNAATEASPLAGTPFTVVASRGGSYAPGTPREDSEFVQNYLEKLLTSMFAAEVDFIVPELTLAASQPSMAQLIPLAEASRAKALDDATTKAKALAARLAA, encoded by the coding sequence ATGGCCACCCTTCTGCACATCGACTCAGCCGTCTTCCCCCAGGGCTCCGCATCCCGGGAGGTAACTGCCGCCTTTGTGAGCGCTTGGCGCGAACAGCACCCCGATGGCAAGGTCATCTACCGGGATCTGGCCGCCAGCCCCCTGCCGCACCTGGACGCCGCCACCGCCGCATCAGGTATCGAGTCCCCGCTGCGGGCGGAACTCGCCGCTGAACTGGCCGACGCCGACGCCGTGCTCATCGGCGCTCCGATGTACAACTTCTCGATCCCGTCCACCCTCAAGGCGTGGCTCGATCACGTGATCATCGTCGGCCACAACGCCGCCACCGAAGCGAGCCCCTTGGCGGGAACTCCGTTCACCGTCGTCGCAAGCCGCGGCGGCTCCTACGCCCCCGGCACCCCCCGCGAGGACTCCGAGTTCGTACAGAACTACCTGGAGAAGCTGCTCACGAGCATGTTCGCCGCGGAAGTCGACTTCATCGTCCCGGAGCTGACCCTGGCCGCGTCACAGCCCTCGATGGCTCAGCTCATCCCGCTCGCTGAGGCCTCCCGCGCCAAGGCCCTCGACGACGCCACCACGAAGGCCAAGGCCCTCGCCGCGCGTCTTGCCGCCTGA
- a CDS encoding winged helix-turn-helix transcriptional regulator, translating into MAEHSEQACQQVGGAITRVFELLGKRWTGLIVAVLMQQPVYFADLRRAIPGISERMLSDRLTELAMAGLLVREVDEGPPLRVSYRLTEAGRGLEPALNELGLWADAYLPAENRPC; encoded by the coding sequence ATGGCGGAACACAGCGAGCAGGCGTGTCAGCAGGTCGGCGGGGCGATCACGCGCGTCTTCGAGCTGTTGGGCAAGCGCTGGACCGGGCTGATCGTGGCCGTCCTGATGCAGCAGCCGGTGTACTTTGCGGATCTGCGGAGGGCGATCCCGGGGATCAGTGAGCGGATGCTGTCCGACAGGCTGACCGAACTCGCTATGGCGGGGCTGCTGGTGCGCGAAGTCGACGAGGGGCCGCCCCTTCGTGTCTCGTACCGGTTGACCGAGGCGGGTCGAGGCCTCGAGCCTGCTCTCAATGAACTCGGATTGTGGGCTGACGCCTATCTGCCCGCGGAGAATCGCCCCTGCTAG
- a CDS encoding DUF3662 and FHA domain-containing protein encodes MGVMKKFEQRLEGLVNGTFAKVFKSEVQPVEIAGALQRECDNNATIWNRERTVVPNDFIVELSTPDYERLSPYSGQLGDELSGLVRDYAKQQRYAFMGPIKVHLEKAEDLDTGLYRVRSRTLASSTNQQSPERGPTAPAAPQRGNQGSYGYPPSSPPPMPAAPPPGANRGDHRTPAPGPMPSTRTRRWIEINGTRHQISRATLVLGRSTEADVRIDDPGVSRRHCEIRAGSPSTIQDLGSTNGIVVDGQHTTRATLRDGSRIVVGNSTIVYRQAEG; translated from the coding sequence ATGGGAGTCATGAAGAAGTTCGAGCAACGTCTCGAAGGTCTGGTCAACGGCACCTTCGCGAAGGTGTTCAAGTCCGAAGTCCAGCCGGTCGAGATCGCCGGCGCGCTCCAGCGCGAGTGCGACAACAACGCAACGATCTGGAACCGCGAGCGGACTGTCGTGCCCAACGACTTCATCGTCGAACTGAGCACACCCGACTACGAGCGGCTCAGCCCGTACTCCGGCCAGCTCGGCGACGAACTCTCCGGGCTTGTCCGCGACTACGCCAAGCAGCAGCGGTACGCCTTCATGGGCCCCATCAAGGTCCATCTGGAGAAGGCCGAAGACCTCGACACCGGGCTCTACCGGGTCCGCAGCCGCACGCTGGCCTCGAGCACGAACCAGCAGAGCCCCGAGCGCGGCCCGACGGCACCTGCGGCGCCCCAGCGCGGAAACCAGGGCAGCTACGGCTATCCGCCCTCGTCGCCCCCGCCCATGCCCGCCGCACCCCCGCCCGGAGCCAATCGCGGAGATCACCGGACACCGGCGCCGGGCCCCATGCCGAGCACCCGGACACGGCGCTGGATCGAGATCAACGGCACCCGCCACCAGATCTCCCGCGCCACCCTGGTTCTCGGCCGCAGCACCGAAGCGGACGTACGGATCGACGACCCCGGCGTATCGCGCCGGCACTGCGAGATCCGCGCCGGTTCGCCATCGACAATCCAGGATCTCGGTTCCACCAACGGCATCGTGGTAGACGGACAGCACACCACCCGCGCTACGCTCCGCGACGGCTCGCGGATCGTCGTGGGCAATTCCACCATCGTTTACCGGCAAGCCGAAGGGTGA